The DNA window TTGTAACTTATCTTGATTTCCGACCTCATCCTTTTAGTCTTTTAGATGTATATTATCTATCTCTCAGGTAAATTATAGCACGTGCTTGCTTATACCCATTAGGAGTATTAGCACGTGTTTTCTATGGATGTAGTtctgcatttttatttttattttaattcattcaTTCCCCCCCTATAAGATGGTATTGGTAGTAAGTAGTAACTAGCTTAGTGTGATGCAGTGTAGTGGCGTTTTCTCTAAGTGTTTCtctgttttttttagaaatcattttttttataagagaagaggtaaaaaaactataatctaaacatttctATTATTAGAAAAAAATCATGTAAATCATATTTAATCCAATTAATTAAAGGCGAACTccatcataaatttatatattattatttttaattaatttataatatataaatatatcatatttagacgatgttttaataatttatttgtacacttgttgtttttttatcaatagaatttaaaaattatatgtttaGCTGTCATTTTagaccaatgaatgagtgccacctcagtgccatgtatgaatttgagaaaaaaatgttagttcgtgcatgaaaataagaaaatttaaagtacgtgattaaaatgagaaaacgtgtaaagttcatgattttttttgacattaaccctataaAGAACTACTTAAATGCAAATTAATATctattaaaaaagtaaaaattaatggTCAAGGTTGTATGCTGATGTTTTGAGATTGTATTTGAATATTTCTCGTTAGCTCTAATTTTTCaaagtattatttttaggtgattttatggctaaaataaaaaaaattggagtgTTATTATAACTGGGTGGAGTGCGAAAATCTCCACCCAATATATcacatacttttaattttaataaggaAAGAGATCTTAATTGGATAGAGTAAAAATCTAAtagtattttaaataaaaagaaaacaattgtaGAAATTAGTAATTTAGAAAAGTGAGCCAGAGCGAGTCAAAAACAAAAGAGCACATAGTTGTTAAATGGAGAAGAAAGGGTTTCTCCTTGAGCTAACAACTGTGTGACACACAGTAACCAATTAATGGCAGATGTAGAACAGGCCAGGGCATTTCATTGGACGTCCGTTACCGTCAGATTAAGCGTCaggatttatatatatttgatgagTTCATTTGTAACTCATCATAATGGTTACATTTAACTCAACTCCACTTCACTTCATTGCTCTATAAATGCACCAAAAACCACCTCTTATAATTACCCATTTATGTTCAATTCTTTCAGCTTAAATGAAGAAATTCAAGCTCAAATCAATTCCTTTTCTCAACTTCTTCATTTTTTCTCTGTAAAgttgtatatttatatatatttatatacacgtacatatatttatatggtGCTGTAGATATATCTTATActgtaataattttaaatattttcaagaTTCTTTTGGTTTACGATCAAGAAAATGTTGACCGGAGTTAACCCGTCGAGCTACACCAAATTTTACGATTTCGGGGATTATGCATTTTCAGGGCTTGGTATAACCCCAGCTCATTACGATAACATCCACGACGCCATCTACGGCTCAGATGAATTCCGCATGTTTGCTTACAAGATCAAACGGTGCTCAAGAACCCGCAGCCATGACTGGACGGAGTGTCCTTACGCTCACCGTGGCGAGAAAGCCACGCGCCGCGACCCTAGGAAAGTTTCCTACATAGCAATCGCTTGCCCTGGTTTCCGTAACGGGAAATGCCTGAGAGGCGAAACGTGCGAGTTCGCGCACGGGGTTTTTGAGTACTGGCTACATCCTGCCCGGTACCGTACTCGCACGTGCAATGCGGGGCAATTCTGTCAACGTAAAGTTTGTTTTTTTGCTCATACTCCTGATCAGCTCCGGTCGGAGAAGAAATATGCGTATCCGTTTGTGTATAGGGCTCGGATGAACGGTGGAGATGGGGTTTTGGGATTTGAATCGGGTGGTGATGAAAGAGCCACGTCCACTCCTGTGGTGGAATCTCCTGTGAGGGTGGATAGGAGGATGTGTTTTGAAGGGGTTTCTCAGCTGTTGATTAGTAGCTTGAGGAATTCAAAGGTGAGGATTGATTGTGATGGTGATGATGATCAAGATCATGATCAAGAAGAGGGAAAGATTATTTGTGCAATTGATGAATCTGAAGATGGATTGCCACAGCTTGA is part of the Mercurialis annua linkage group LG3, ddMerAnnu1.2, whole genome shotgun sequence genome and encodes:
- the LOC126671300 gene encoding zinc finger CCCH domain-containing protein 54, with amino-acid sequence MLTGVNPSSYTKFYDFGDYAFSGLGITPAHYDNIHDAIYGSDEFRMFAYKIKRCSRTRSHDWTECPYAHRGEKATRRDPRKVSYIAIACPGFRNGKCLRGETCEFAHGVFEYWLHPARYRTRTCNAGQFCQRKVCFFAHTPDQLRSEKKYAYPFVYRARMNGGDGVLGFESGGDERATSTPVVESPVRVDRRMCFEGVSQLLISSLRNSKVRIDCDGDDDQDHDQEEGKIICAIDESEDGLPQLDWISELVK